The following coding sequences are from one Macaca mulatta isolate MMU2019108-1 chromosome 7, T2T-MMU8v2.0, whole genome shotgun sequence window:
- the LOC144329830 gene encoding transient receptor potential cation channel subfamily M member 1-like — protein sequence MQIKTTMIYCFTISQKTRMKRCCCGQFTNQHIPPLPTATPSKNEEENKQVETQPEKWSVAKHTQSYPTDSYGVLEFQGGGYSNKAMYIRVSYDTKPDSLLHLMVKDWQLELPKLLISVHGGLQNFEMQPKLKQVFGKGLIKAAMTTGAWIFTGGVSTGVISHVGDALKDHSSKSRGRVCAIGIAPWGIVENKEDLVGKDVTRVYQTMSNPLSKLSVLNNSHTHFILADNGTLGKYGAEVKLRRLLEKHISLQKINTRLGQGVPLVGLVVEGGPNVVSIVLEYLREEPPVPVVICDGSGRASDILSFAHKYCEEGG from the exons GTGTTGCTGTGGCCAGTTCACCAACCAGCATATCCCCCCTCTGCCAACTGCAACACCCagcaaaaatgaagaggaaaacaaACAGGTGGAGACTCAGCCTGAGAAATGGTCTGTTGCCAAGCACACCCAGAGCTACCCAACAGATTCCTATGGAGTTCTTGAATTCCAAGGTGGCGGATACTCCAATAAAGCCATG TATATCCGTGTATCCTATGACACCAAGCCAGACTCACTACTCCACCTCATGGTGAAAGATTGGCAGCTGGAACTCCCCAAGCTCTTAATATCTGTGCATGGaggcctccagaactttgagatgCAGCCCAAGCTGAAACAAGTCTTTGGGAAAGGTCTGATCAAGGCTGCCATGACCACCGGGGCCTGGATCTTCACCGGGGGAGTCAGCACAG GTGTCATCAGCCACGTAGGGGATGCCTTGAAAGACCACTCCTCCAAGTCCAGAGGCCGGGTTTGTGCTATAGGAATTGCTCCATGGGGCATCGTGGAGAATAAGGAAGACCTGGTTGGAAAGGAT GTAACAAGAGTGTACCAGACCATGTCCAACCCTCTAAGTAAGCTCTCTGTGCTCAACAACTCCCACACCCACTTCATCCTGGCTGACAATGGCACCCTGGGCAAGTATGGCGCCGAGGTGAAGCTGCGAAGGCTGCTGGAAAAACACATCTCCCTGCAGAAGATCAACACAA GACTGGGGCAGGGCGTGCCCCTTGTGGGCCTCGTGGTGGAGGGGGGCCCTAACGTGGTGTCCATCGTCTTGGAATACCTGCGAGAAGAGCCTCCTGTCCCCGTGGTGATTTGTGATGGCAGCGGACGCGCCTCGGACATCCTGTCCTTTGCGCACAAGTACTGTGAAGAAGGCGGGTAG